The stretch of DNA tgagatccttaatatacttaagtatatgttaaaccaaatacttttagacttttactcaagtagtattttactgggtgactttcacttttacttattaaggtatctttacttttactcaagtataacaattaggtactttttccacaactgggCTTACCACACTTTATACCCTATGCATTATAAGAATAATTTACTTCGTCACATGCCTTTTGAATCGAACATCAAAGACCGGCAGTGAATAGTTTTTTCCTCAACAAAAGATATTGATGCGAGGGGGGAATCGAACCCATTTTTAAAATACACTATACATTTGTAGTCAACCACATTAGCTGTGTGCCACCTAGAAGTGATGATAATAATGAAGATGATAATAGCCTACATGACTTGTGTGCGATGTACAATAAACGTACATGTTGTAAGGACCTCATCCATATTTTTTCACATAAAAGCCCATGGATGTGTGTGAAACAGAAACAAAAACGTGGGATTTTGTCATATGCGGGAAATGTTGTGTAACCTTAGTAGTAGCTAGTACCCTATAGTCAAGGATgcatcaacgcaatattagcacACAACATTTTGTTATAAGACCaacataagaaagtaatcaagacgactagcttgtttaagcctccgccatgtatatctcactaggtcagggtatttatatatccactaattccaatatatccatgacattcatgatttccttaagtgcccgagggtgatagtttgtagtgtgatttcctttccggtccatagaggtatttaaaactgTATTAAAATCCCCACcaaataatagagtctagtgttgcttgtagagttgataaattcttatatatattttcaaagaagcttggatcatcattatttggaccgtattggttaataagccatatctttttgttgtccaataacatattttaaaaaatccatctaccttgatgatctgtttggacaatttgcacatttggatcaaaattactgttaattaatatcatcacccctttttaATTTCTTTGCAcatgggagaagtatatttcGCCCACCCAGTCTTTTtcccacaaaacttcatctaaaattgttgaatgagtttcctgtaaacaatagatattatatttcttctcttttagccaggtaaatattgATGGTCTTTTCTTATtttctgctaagccattacaattataactggctatacttatttcaccacttaccataatgagacacgtTTCAGTTCTATTTAATGTACCATTAAACAGTAAcatgatatgatccttaactagaatatcaaagcacttcatgatgactgaagtgagtgctaTCCCGATAATCGGTATTCACATGAAGAAGTCTGTAGCATccagtagaggctgctgaggggaggacggctcataataacggctggaatggagtcaatggaatggtatcaaacacatccaagacgtggtttccatgtgtttgatacaattCAAATGACTCTATTCCAGCCCTTATCAGCGGCCTCCACTGGTAGCATCCGAAAGGTTTGgcctaaaaaaataaaacaaacaagtttttctctacgacccccacaagtgtcaaggGACTCGTCAAAAGGTAACGCATacaagtatggaggtagttttatggcaacaaaaataaggggttaaatgtgtaaaaaaattacttcctgagctttcttatatctcctagatataggatagacacttcaaaatcttattccttatgatttattttttgacggTCTTTATTGCcacatgaatgtgttattcaatgtgtttctatgggctataatgcgtttctatgggctataatgcgtttctatgggccaAACGCAACATTTtatcaaatatgtttttataatttttgatAACTAAAGGGGTCCtataattcaaaatcaaatagcttaaTGATCCATgatatgaccttcttaaaacaattccatatgtaagCTTAGAGCCCCCCACCTCAACGGCTTTGACTTTTAAGAATTACATTTCAATGTTTGCTTATGTTCGCAGGTATGGGCCTTACTGATTCTGTTTTGACTTCCTACAAGCCTTTCAGGTTGGTGTTTACACATTTGGTGCTGTCTGatgtctgattaggatataaagggcctgtctccaGGAGGCCAGTTATACATTTTCTCTGCTTCTGTGCTGGGGCTGTCTTCCTGTTGCAACTTGTAATAAaccggacacacatacacaggtaaaATCATTTTCTGCTCGAACAAAAAATACAGCAGTAGCTACTAGTTAGCTCACTGCCATAGTTAACTTGCCAACCAGATGAAAGGTCTATTACTTTTCCTGGCTCACTCCATTGTTCGATTGGATGGGTCTGAGTACAACATTCAGACATGGCGGAAGGAACGGTGGACCAGGTTACTGATGGAGAGCAAGAAGAAGCATATTTTTACCGAGAAAGGATTAAATGTACACCAGAAGAGGAGACAAGGCTCGAAAGGCAACACTTTTGGAAAGTGATCGATGCGTTTAGATACTACAGGTACGGACTGTTTCAAAACAGCAGTAGTATTTGGTAGCTAGCTTACCCATAAAGTCATTTGACCCAGACGGTCTGGCTATCGTTAGTTCAAgtttttattagtcgtatgtacgggatacgcCGTCTAACGTTGCaagttccttctcgacaatgcaacaataataagaaataataaaacaagaatAGGAACATGAAGTAACGTTAAATGACTCATGGAAGGGGGATCGGgggtgtttaaattgtgcagttgtgatgtgtgtgttatgttgatAGTGTAACGTTTTGTCCGAAGATTTTAGAAGAGGGATGACTGATTTTTGGGTTTGACTAGTTCTCACAGCCCCAAAGTCATggctaaaccccgcctatttctacaatgtctCTTCttaattaaaggcccagtgcagtcaataaTACTGTGGTTAGAATAAtaatgtgaaaattatgataatgaccTTTATCAAGTCCTCCTTTAGTCAAGTCCTCCTGAACTTTAGTCAAGTCCTCCTGAAAATGCAGCCTTTTTAGGCAACCTGGTCTCAgcacattttgtattattctgtacgtaaacccgagacactcaatttagtatgatatgtttcgtatggtatgtgaTAATTGCTGGATGTCCGTCAAttatttcgtatgatatgttacgatttACAATTCctattatatgttatgaatttgcaaaacgtacaatatgtaaCGAATTTTCAAAACGTACGATATGTTACGATTtggcaaaacgtatgatatgttactaattcTAGCTAGGTgagttagctagctcgctaatgttagctaggctaagattaaggttaagtttaggagttagtttaaagggttaaggttagcattagggtaagggttagataacatgctaagtagttgcaaagtagctaaaaatatAGTAAGTAATTGAAAAGTAGcaaattagctaaaattgtccgtAATGTGATTTGAACTCGCAACAGCTGCATTGGTGCATTGGACAGCTGCATTGGaccaaatcagattttaaacctaactttAACCTCCCTGCTGACCTTATGGGTAACCCTTAAGTTAAGACCCCATTTTTACAAtagtcaatttttactttgtggtaactagtgacaaccctaaTTATgttgcatagctagctagctaagatataTTGTGTATTTATATCAGGATTTATACCGTTTTGGATAACTACATTGTCCCATACCATCGCTATTTAGCTAGTAGCTAGATAACAGCAGCACAGGAAGTGGAGCTAGCTCTAGAAaataacaaatataactaaaagAAGATGCAAAAACAGCAAGAGCTATAATGTCCAGGCtgacaaacatttacatttcaataCAGTTAATCTTGTTACTTACAAACAAGAAGGTCATACGTGATTATGCCTAGTCTATACAACCATGTTCACCATAATGGAAGCTGCTTAGAAAAAAGGGCGTAAAAGGGTTTTGTGAATCTTTGTGTCAAGTCATTTCAAGGAGTCTGCATATTGGATTAGGCTTTATCATATTTCAAAAAGGCTATAAAatatgagtttctatttccccccatctgtgtttctggacctccatcttctcttcctccttttcaccATGGCACCACCCTTCCCTTTTCCTTTGTCTAATTCACCTCCCCTTAATCTCAGGATGCATGTTCAAGAGCGGGTGAATCGAGCAGAACGTCAGTTCCAGAGTCTTCCGAAGCATCACCAGCTGCTGCTGCCCGGGGTCTTGCCCAACCTGGCCCGTATCCGCCGCAGTGTGGACCACAACCAGGAGGTGCTGCAGGCCATCGTGCTCAACTGTGTCCACATGTTTGAGAACATGGAGTATGGCGAAGAGGTGAGCTAAACGGTCAGAAAAGGTCACACTCATGCTTTCTCGTAGTCACACCAGACACTACTTGTAGCCCTCAAACTACTGGAAATCAGTTATTTTTAATGGAAAGAGGAGACACAAGGAGTCATTTAGCAATTTAACCACTGGCAACTAGAGAACTCGCTACCAAAGTTGAGAATTCCAACTTTATGCAAAATGGTCAGTGATGCGAATGCAGGATAACCAATCGGAGTAGGGAGGGTCTTACTTGCTAGCTTTGACACTGTGCTGGATAGGCTGCATCTAGGTGTTTTTGTGCAAGAAAAATACAGTACTAGTAGGAGGAGCTGCATATGTTTTTCTATTCTAGTATACCACACCGGCACACATTTCAGTGGTTCTTGTAGTAGTGTAAATTATATTAGAAGATAGATCTTAGATTAATTTGCCTCCATGATCCTTTCACCATTGGATGAAGTTTGAGGAGTTGAAGTGAATCTGTCTTTCTGTCCAGGATGACCTGAGGAAGGTGGGCACGTCTTCCACGTTCGACATGGACAAGCTCAAGTCCACCATTAAGCAGTTTGTGCGTGACTGGAGCGAGGCCggccaggctgagagagactccTGCTACCTGCCCCTCATCCAAGAGATCCAGAGACTCTTTCCCAGCAACAagtggtgaacacacacacacacacacacacacacacacacacacacacacacacacacacacagtcttgaattctaaatcagcTGTgtgattttgtattttgaattacGTGTGTATTCTGTCAGTGATGGCGTGGTTGTTTCTGTAGTGATGTGTCCAAGGTGAGCGTGCTGGTTCCGGGGGCAGGGCTTGGTCGCCTGGCATGGGAAATCGCTCGTCTGGGTTATGCCTGCCAAGGCAACGAATGGAGCTTCTTCATGCTCTTCTCCTCAAACTTCGTCCTCAACAGGTAACACTCACCCTCAGCCCTAACCAAGGGTGcaagtagatttaatttcttcCCATTATGGGACCTCCTATGTGTGCACCTCAAAAATGTATGGGTGTAACAGGCCCGGCCCTGGATGTTCTGCCACCCTAGGGAAGACAAAAAATTGCCACCCCCCCTCCTATCCCGCTAAACTAGAATGGTGTACAGCAGGGGTCGGCAATAGGTTTGGGCTTGGGCCAATTTTTTTATCAGCAAATAGTCGGCAGAACAGAACTATAAGAACAGAACATAACAGCAGCCCAATTCATAGGCCTATTCATAACACATCTGGTTAATAGGCTATATAGTCAGTTCAATGTCAATAACATATCATATTTTCAAACTGATAACACTGATAAAACCAATGTCTCTATTAAATTcgtttttatatttctttgtgcGTTGATTGGGGAAAAACGGTTTGCAatcaagagaaaatgttgctctGAAAAACTTTCAAAAGAAAGGTGGATAATGAAAATAGAAGTTTCAGGGAAGAATGGACAGCGAAATAGGCGTATttctccaatgtcaaaccagAGAATGTTCGCAACGAAACGGttgctgtttgcaaataattaaacaTTAGACATCCTTATTAATCTAAATATGGCACTTTCAAAagttacctttccacccagacagacactCAACCAACACAGAATAATGTAAGCTTCAACTGTTGACATTCTGAAGCTCAGCTGCGGCCTATTCTGCCCCTAGTAATTTAACTTTTAATTTTCTGAAAAGAGAATATATTAAACCCAACTTCTTAGAGATCggcgtcccgtcaacgggacagttgtaaatcattcaGCGCCTTGTGTCACaacagattttagagaaacaacaaatgtcggtacatataagtgtcttatatcggctgaaagcttaaattcttgtttcACCGTgacaggtttgataaattcacctctgaaggtgaaatgtgtacttacattctgaaatcttgctctgatttatcatccaaagggtcccagagataacatgaagtgtcgttttgttagataaaatcccttttcatatcctaaaaaggtccatatagcatgcacaatcgattttgtatttccactcgttcaatttgcaaagaaaggaatctgtgaaattctcaccctaaacgttgtttcaaccagtcaaatcacgttcgtatgaattcctcagagatcctagaacgtaacgagacttcactatatcattaggggtgtagtatatcctataggacaccatatttggtcagagagcgacaccTTCATGGCACGCCAATGACGCGGGTGGTCTTCACTTGAacgactctaactttgtcaaataagcaccaatcggggtcaaacaaaacTAGCTAGATAGCCcatgagctgggctttatgggagtatCCGTGTAtctgtcgtaaaatgtagctactaaccttgtacgagAGCATGCcatttcattttggacaaaaaaatataagaatattcagacttatgaaaactggttgttttgcaaatgttgaactataatatggctactaatactggaaaagctaaatcaaagtccaagtatacagatttcaaatcaaaatcaaatcaaagtttatttgtcacatgcgctgaatacaacaggtgtagtagaccttacagtgaaatgcttacttacaggctctaaccaatagtgcaaaaaaggtattagatgaacaataggtaggtaaagaaataaaacaacagtaaaaagacaggctatatacagtagcgaggctataaaagtagcgaggctacatacagacaccggttagtcagactgatttgaggtagtatgtacatatagatatggttaaagtgactatgcatatatgatgaacagagagtagcagtagcgtaaaagaggggttggcgggtggtggaacacaatgcagatagcccggttagccaatgtgcgggagcactggttggtcggcccaattgaggtagtatgtacatgaatgtatagttaaagtgactatgcatatatgatatatgatattcttgcagaaaaatgtcatATGAATGCAAATgcctccttcacgatttgcccaaatgtacctgggtgacttcacactaaatgtcatgtagttcgctcatacttcaagttacccgtctgaaactttgcacatacactgctgccatcttgtggacaccattagaattacaaccagagtgatggctggaagtgggacctttctgttgcatttcaaagatggtggtagaaaaagaaacggttttcttttttcttttttcttttcttctaccagatctattgtgttatattctcctacattcaattcacatttccacaaacgtcaaagtgtttcctttcaaatggtaccaagaatatgcatatccttgcttcagggcctgagctacaggcagttagatgtgggtatgtcatttaggtgaaaattgaaaaaaggggtttATCCCTAAGATTTTTTAATAAGGCATCAGAGTTAAGCACTGTTATAGAACGCGTTATATTATCTGGATACTTTTCATTGATTTATTTCTAAATATAAACTTAACAATAGGTATAAGTGTTGCCCTTTTCTTTAACAAAGGGTATGGCATACCCTCACTCATTTTGAGCCCTGGTTTTAACCGaacacaccaagcccttctcAGACACCAAGGTATTTAAGGAGTGCACGGTGA from Salvelinus sp. IW2-2015 linkage group LG33, ASM291031v2, whole genome shotgun sequence encodes:
- the LOC111957987 gene encoding carnosine N-methyltransferase, with the translated sequence MAEGTVDQVTDGEQEEAYFYRERIKCTPEEETRLERQHFWKVIDAFRYYRMHVQERVNRAERQFQSLPKHHQLLLPGVLPNLARIRRSVDHNQEVLQAIVLNCVHMFENMEYGEEDDLRKVGTSSTFDMDKLKSTIKQFVRDWSEAGQAERDSCYLPLIQEIQRLFPSNKCDVSKVSVLVPGAGLGRLAWEIARLGYACQGNEWSFFMLFSSNFVLNRCEKVNSMTLYPWIHQFSNNKRSSDQTRPISFPDVNPQSLPPNSDFSMVAGDFQEVYTEPNTWDCVATCFFIDTAHNVIDYVETIWNILKPGGVWINLGPLLYHFENMANELSIELSYEDVRAAILKYGFHLEVERESVPTTYTENDQSMLKYLYDCVFFVARKPDHLYANGYQVVHKNRPEASQRRESCDSLT